From Chryseobacterium camelliae:
CTGCCCCATCTGCAATGGTAGGCGTGATGCCGTATTTTCCCGTCTTCAGGCCAAGATCAAGATCAGACTTTGAGGCGTACCCGATATAGGATGCTTCAATCCTTTGATTCTGGTTGATATTATATCCCAACTTCAGCAAGCCGTTGTAGTTATCCATTTTTGCAGTACTGTAGGTAGGGCTGAGGTAAACGCCATCTGCGTCTTTCATATAGCCTGTCCTTTCATAGGTCAGGGATGCCACATAATCAAATTTATCGGATAGCTTACCTGATAAAAGCTGTGTAGCCCTGATACCCAGGGTACCGCCATAAGGCTGACCGGTTATACCGATCTGAGAAATACCCGAAATCTTTTGATTGGTTCGGCTCCTTCTGGTAATATAATTGATGATTCCCCCGTCTGCACCGTTCCCGTAAATGGATGACGCTCCTTTGATCACCTCGATCCTTTCGATTACCGAAGGATCGATGGAGCGGATGTCTCTGGCTCCGTTTCTCAAAGGGGTAGATTGAGGAATCCCGTCAATCAGGACAAGGACCTGGCGCCCTCTCAGCGTCTGGCCGCTGTTGGTGGTGGTTCCCGAGCTTGTAGCAAGGCTGGGTACCGTATACTGGAGGATATTGCTGATATCTGAATTAATGGTCAGCTGCGACTGGATCTGCTTTTCGCCGACGATAGTTACTGAGCTCGGAATTTCTTTGATGCTTTCCTTTTTCCGGGAGGCTGTCATCACTACCTCGTCCACATTGTTTACTTTTAAGCTGTCATTCGACTGGGCAAAAGCCATGGTAGCGGCCAGGAAAGATATTGCTGTAAATGTTTTTTTCATTGATTCTTTTTTCTTTGTTTTTTTTGTTTGCCCTGCCATACCAGAAATCCGGTAACAGGCAGTGAGGTGCAGATCAGTCCTGTGGCAAACCAGAGGATCTTACCCAAGAGCCCGAAATACGATCCTGTATGGATATCATAATTGGCATGGGCATACTGTTCTGCGTTGGTTAAGGTATGGTGAGGTTTGTTGGATAATATTTTTCCTGAATACCGATCAAAAACCAGCTGGTGCCTGATAGCATACCTGCCGTCTTCACCATAGACGGTTACCGGAATATTTTTCAGCTCCTTGCCCTTTTTGTTTTTTCCGTTGAGCGAAATTCTGAAGCTGGAGGATGTTCCGTATAATTTCTGAGTTTGCTGGGCAGTAAGGTCAAATAGATATTCTTTTCTTGCTGTCAGCGAGTCCGGGGATTTAATCTCTTTGTCTTTCGGAAGTTCTGCAGTTCCGGAGAGGGAATAGTTAAATGCATTCTTTACCCATGGGTAAGCAAAATAAATCCCGGTTAAGCTCACAATAAGGGCAATGAATGAGGCATAAAACCCTAAAATATTGTGAAGGTCATAATTTTTCCGCTTCCAGCCCTTTACGTTTTTCCAGCTGAAGCTGAAGCGTGATTTCCTGGCATTTTTGTTCTTTGGCCACCATAATACAATCCCGGTGATCAGCATGATGATGAAGAGTACAGTCGGGATCCCCACCACATATTTACCCCAGTCTGTGGGAAGGAGCAAACTCCAGTGGATGGCTTTCAGGATAGGGAAGAGGTCATATTTTTCATTGTACACCCCCAGGATCTCTCCGGTATACTGATTGACATAGACCAGCTTATTGACTTTTACCTCATCAAAATAGTTCCATGCTTTTTTATTTCTTTCATAATACAGGAATTCGTAAGAGCGGTTTTTATCCAGGTAAATCTCTACGGAACTAATGGGAACTTTTTCACGGATTTCCGATGAAATTTTGCCCTTCAGTACTTCAATGGATAGAGGAGCCGGAGTTATGGTTTCCGCTTTCACATACATGGCCTCCTTTCTCATGACATCATGAATTTCGTCTTTAAAAACATACAGGGTTCCTGTAAGCGAAACGATGAAAATAATACTACCCACAGAAAGGCCCAGCCACAGATGCAGCTTTGCAGACCATCGTTTGCCCCATGAAGGTTTCTTTTTATGAAGATGTTTTTTTCTCATGAAAAAAAGCCAGCCTTGAGGCTGGCTATTTGGTAATATAGGGTTAGAATTTATATCCGATGGATAACCTGAAGTTTCTCGGAGCTTCTGCCTGATAATAGTAGTAGTTTCCGTATGGTGAGCCTGAATACAGGTACCGGTTAAATACATTGAATACATTTAAGCCTACCCTGAACTTAGTATCCTCCCAGGAAAGGCCGGCATCAAATTTTACATAATCGCCCATATTCTTCTGTGTCCCGGTGTTGGCCCAGTTCCAGGTGCTTCTGTCACCCAGGTACGTCCCTCCGAAAGAAACACCGAAACCTTCAAGGGTCCCCCCTGTGAATGTATAATTAAGCCATCCGTTGGCGGTATGCTTAGCGTACCCGGGAACTCTCATCCCTACAGGATTGTTTACAGGGTCATTAGACTCTGTCACTTTATTCTCGGTAAAGGCATAATTAAAAATAGCATTGAATCCTTTTACAATTTCCCCTTTCAGATCAAACTCTACTCCCTGTACCCTTGTTTTTCCAAGCAGGATAGAGAATTGTTCATTCCCTGTATTGGTAGGGTCATTGGTGGTTGCATTATTTTTAATGATATTATATACGGATAAAGTAGTGTTCCACTTTCCTCCGAGCCAGTCTTTTTTCACACCCACTTCCATATTGTTCCCCGTAATTGGTTTTACGGTACTGCCATCCCTGAAAATGGCTGCCTGCGGCACAAATGACTGATCATATAAACCATAAACAGACAGGTTTTGATCTATGGAATAGCTGATCCCCACCCGAGGTGTTATTTTATCGGCTTCCATCTTAGTCCCGTAATTGCTTTCCTTCACAGTAGTATATCGTGCAGCAAGAGTCAGCCTTAGACGGTCTTCCAGAAAACCGAGTTCATCCTGTAAGTATAAACCAGTATAGTTCTGATTCAGCATGCTGCCTGTCCCGGCTCTTTCTGTAAGCGTTTTAGTCGTTCCGTCAAAAGAAACGAAGGCCTGGGTATTATTGTAACCGTAATAGGCTCCCGTATTGATATCGTAATTATTGGTATTCAGATTATACCAGTATCTGTAATCAGCGGGCGCACTATAATCGTCAGTAGCATTGTATTTGTCCAGATTATATCCCTGGGACCAGTCTGCCATGTATTTTTTGCTTCCTAAATCCAGTCCGGCTAAGATTTTATGGGAAACGATGCCCGTCTTAGCATATCCGTTCAGGAAAATCTGTCCGAATTTCATCGTATTATCTGCTTCCCAGTAGCCCAGGCGGCGTATCATGTAGTTTCCGACGAAGCTACTTGGCCAGAGGTTGCTCCCCATGGTGTATTCATTCACGTAGGTCAGCTGGGATGTCAGTTTCCAGTTCTCATTGAATTTGTGCTGCAAATTGATGTTCACCGTATTATTGTCCACTTTGGTAGGTTCAATGCTCGGATCGGTCGCGGTGTATGATACCGGCCGGGTAGCATATCCGTCATAGCTGAAAACATAGGCAGAGCCTACTTCAGACATTTTAGCTTTCTGATAAATGTACTCAGCCGTTAAAGTAGTTTTATCCGTAAGATTTACTTTAAGGGAAGGATTGATGATATAGCGGTCATTGAATTCATAATCCCTGAAGCTGTTTCTGTTCTGTGCCATCAGGTTCAGCCTGAATGCCACTTTATTGGTGATTTTGGTATCAATGTCCGTTTCACCGCGATACATGTTGAAGCTGCCGAGGGTTACCCTTGCGGAACCATTCAGGGACTGCCCGGTCGGTTTTTTGGTAACGATATTATAAATCCCGCTCGGTTCCCCGTTGGACATCAGGAATCCTGACGGTCCCTTGATGAATTCAATATGGTCTACAAAAGACATATCTTCGCTTAACGGTCCCCAGTTGGACGTAACGTTGACTCCGTTCATGAAAGCAGCTGCCCTTGAACCTCTCATATTGACCCTGGTATACATATCTCCCCAGTGTTCCAGCCTTTGTGCTCCGGCTACGTTTCTCAGCACACCGTCACTCATAGTGGTTACCTGCTGATCTTCCAGTGCCCTGTTGGTAATGATGGAAATATTCTGAGGAATTTTAATCAGTTCCTCATCCAGTCGCATGGAGGAAGAACCTTCTTTTTCAACGTATTTTTTATAGTATTTGCCATTTACAACAACTTCTTCGATGTCATTCGATTTAATGGTGTCATTGTTTTGGGCCCATGCCAGAGTCGTTGCAAGAAATGCAGCGGCTATTGTAATTTTTCTCATTCAGGTAGTCCTTTGTAGTGTAGTCTAAAATTTATAAGTAATGCTTCCTAGTGCATTGATTAAGTTCTGTGGGTTTGCGGTGGTGTATCCTATCCAGTAGTGCTGATTGGTAAAGTTGTCCACTTTTACTCCGATCCTGAATTTTTTAGCATCGTAAAAAGCGTTGGCATTCAGCACAAAATATTTAGGCAGGGTAAAGCTTGAGTCCGGGGTATTCAATATTTTATTGCCGCTGGCATAATTTCCTCCGATACCGAATCCTAAACCTTTAAGGTTGCCTTCAAGGAACTGGTAGCTGGCATTGAAATTGGCCAGCCATGGTGATCCTGCAGTATCTGGCCTTAAACCTATTCTATTCTGCTGTGCACTGTCCATTTCGGTAAATTTGGAATCGTTATAGCTGATTCCTCCGATCACTGAGAAACCTTTTACGAGGTATGCATTCACTTCAAGCTCCACACCTTTGCTGGTCTGTGCTCCAGCCTGGGTCTGTATGGCTCTTGCTCCTACATAACCCAGCGTTAGCAAAGTATTCTTTACATCAATATTATAATAGCTTAAACTGGCATTGATCCTTCCGTTGATAAGATTGGTTTTGAATCCTCCTTCAAACTGGTTCGCTCTTTCCGGGGCAGATAATGCCATATTTCCTGCTGCATCGGTCATATAGTACCCGTTGCTCCTGAAACTGTTCTGGTAGTTCCCGAAAACGGAGAATCTGTCCTTCACAATTTCATACACGATCCCGAATTTAGGAGACCATGCTGACTGTTTGTAAGGATCTGTATCCAGGGTTCCGCTTTTGCCGCCCTGGAAGTCATTGTTTTCATACCGCACGGAAGCCATAATGTTCAGCCCGGAAACCGGGGTGAATACATTGGAAATATAACCGCTGTAGGTATTAAGGTCTCCTGTAATGGCATAATCACTGACATTTCCTGTCTGGTAAAAATTTCCAACCGTCTGGCCGTTCATATTTGAATAATCAAATCCTG
This genomic window contains:
- a CDS encoding PepSY-associated TM helix domain-containing protein; this encodes MRKKHLHKKKPSWGKRWSAKLHLWLGLSVGSIIFIVSLTGTLYVFKDEIHDVMRKEAMYVKAETITPAPLSIEVLKGKISSEIREKVPISSVEIYLDKNRSYEFLYYERNKKAWNYFDEVKVNKLVYVNQYTGEILGVYNEKYDLFPILKAIHWSLLLPTDWGKYVVGIPTVLFIIMLITGIVLWWPKNKNARKSRFSFSWKNVKGWKRKNYDLHNILGFYASFIALIVSLTGIYFAYPWVKNAFNYSLSGTAELPKDKEIKSPDSLTARKEYLFDLTAQQTQKLYGTSSSFRISLNGKNKKGKELKNIPVTVYGEDGRYAIRHQLVFDRYSGKILSNKPHHTLTNAEQYAHANYDIHTGSYFGLLGKILWFATGLICTSLPVTGFLVWQGKQKKQRKKNQ
- a CDS encoding TonB-dependent siderophore receptor; translated protein: MRKITIAAAFLATTLAWAQNNDTIKSNDIEEVVVNGKYYKKYVEKEGSSSMRLDEELIKIPQNISIITNRALEDQQVTTMSDGVLRNVAGAQRLEHWGDMYTRVNMRGSRAAAFMNGVNVTSNWGPLSEDMSFVDHIEFIKGPSGFLMSNGEPSGIYNIVTKKPTGQSLNGSARVTLGSFNMYRGETDIDTKITNKVAFRLNLMAQNRNSFRDYEFNDRYIINPSLKVNLTDKTTLTAEYIYQKAKMSEVGSAYVFSYDGYATRPVSYTATDPSIEPTKVDNNTVNINLQHKFNENWKLTSQLTYVNEYTMGSNLWPSSFVGNYMIRRLGYWEADNTMKFGQIFLNGYAKTGIVSHKILAGLDLGSKKYMADWSQGYNLDKYNATDDYSAPADYRYWYNLNTNNYDINTGAYYGYNNTQAFVSFDGTTKTLTERAGTGSMLNQNYTGLYLQDELGFLEDRLRLTLAARYTTVKESNYGTKMEADKITPRVGISYSIDQNLSVYGLYDQSFVPQAAIFRDGSTVKPITGNNMEVGVKKDWLGGKWNTTLSVYNIIKNNATTNDPTNTGNEQFSILLGKTRVQGVEFDLKGEIVKGFNAIFNYAFTENKVTESNDPVNNPVGMRVPGYAKHTANGWLNYTFTGGTLEGFGVSFGGTYLGDRSTWNWANTGTQKNMGDYVKFDAGLSWEDTKFRVGLNVFNVFNRYLYSGSPYGNYYYYQAEAPRNFRLSIGYKF